The Theileria equi strain WA chromosome 2 map unlocalized gcontig_1105316255037, whole genome shotgun sequence genomic sequence aaaattttagGGTATGAAGGATCAAGTTGCCATGTATCTCTCCAAAAATATGGGTCGTACACTAACGCAGATTACAGATTATCTGAAATCCTCAAATACAATTCAAGGAgaccttttggaagaaaaCGTACTGGCAGTTGTCAACTTGCTCGTTCTAGAGAATAAAGTTTTTAGCGGCATtcttgaaaatggaaagtgCATTTATATTGTAAGTTTCCTTGTGATCCACACTCTACTCTGATGAAAAATTATTTATTATGTATTAATGCATGAAAAATTGATATTTAGTGGTCCGGAGCTTCCGATCCAAAGTTTGCAGAAGACGCCTTTTCTACACCATGTTTCAGTTGCAATTTAGCGGATGAGTGTCGCCTTGGAGTTCAGGATAAATTTTGTCCCTCAAATTGTGATTTTCTGAGCAAGTGGCTTGGAACGTCAACATAGATGTACAATTTAAGGTCTCGGAGGCTGACCTTGCCGAATAAAACATAATGGCTACTTAAATTATTTAAAAGTTCACTCTATAGAGAGGTTTTGtttctttaaaaatctACATGTTGGCCGATGGCTTATTCAAATATTTCTCCAGCTAGCAGAACGATGCATTTTGAGCGATATTCTGCCTTTTCAGTGCGTGTCCACCAAAAACCAGGTTTGTTGTCATGGTATATTTATTCTTACTTTTGCGTCATACGCATTGGCAATAGGTATGATTCACATTGTTCTCCGGATTCTCCAACCCATATGGGACTTCCATATTCCAAAATCGTAATAATTTAGCGATTATTCTGTCTGAATCGGATCTTCTGGAAATTGTGAGTTGTCCTCTATTGGCTCCAACGCTCTTGCTAAATCATCGCCTGGATTAGGAAAAGATCCTCTTGATATTTATACCTCATCTTCTTGGTAGCCCGGCAGTGTTAAATCGATGACTTTAATTTCGTCATATTCCGTTTCACTCATTGATATTGGCACAAGTACGCACCTCTTGAAATTGTTTTAACCTCCAGTACTTGATTGCCCATTTTAGGGTTTTTAGgagatgtaaatgtttgtataaatttCGTGTATTAACTTATTCACATCAACCActggattttaatggaaattttattCCCCTTGAAATAAAAGACAAATATTAAAGCTGCATTAAATACAACATTCTGACATTTACTCATCAGCATAAACAATAAACAAGACCTCATTCCCAGTTATCAGATTTGCTCTAATGTCCGTAGTAAAGGATTCACGGACACATTTTAATCCACCAGAAAGAGCACTGCCAACCCAAAATCCTAGTGACCTCCAGAATCCATAGTGTTTAGTTGGCCAGTTGTCTCtatcatattttgtaatAGCCTTGACATAACCACCGCCAATGTATGCAACAATGTCCATGGTAAACTGAGCTGTAAGAGCATTCAGAGCTGACAGTTGTCCGTCACCCTTATTATCAGCACTTTGCATTCCAACACCGCTGTTGGCTACACCCTTTAGAGTCTCTTCACAGCATTTCAGGGTAACTGTGATCACACCTGTAGTCCATATGTTGCCATAAATTGCCCTGGAGCTTCTCCAATTGGGATAGTGAATAGCAAAGATACACAAGGTCATTGCCGTTACATAGGGAATCATAAACAGCCATGTTGCGTGCCACCATGCAAAATTACCTTTACCATCCTTAGTCCATGGTCTGTCCGGACCCTTATCAGTCCATGAGCACACAGCTGCAATGACGAGAGAAGGAATGGCACTTGTGAACAACAAGGCTAAATCTATCAAGTGGCCAGCCTCTGGACTCACGAATTGATACGGTGCTATGGCTGGATAGAAGGCATAGATGCAACTCATTCCGCAGAGACACATTAGCATATTAGATATAGCCCCTCTAGCTCTCTTCCATAAACCCCCTTTTGGCCCTTGACTAGGCCCACTAGGTGGACTAGTGGTAGCTTCTCCTGAAGCTTGTGTACCCCCTGGATCGAAGTTTCTATACGCAATGGTCCATACAATGGCTGCAATACCGGAAACCAATGCTGATATCAGAATTTGTCCAATCACTATCCAAAAGTATGTGTCATGCCACTGGAACTTCTCGGCAAAGTAGAGATAGACAGCATGGTATAGACAAGCCATGATACCAGAGAGGGGCATACCAAGACCAAAGTAAGCAACATCTGCAACTCCAATGGTAATGGATATAGATTCATCCAAACCAAATCCTAGGGAAGCAATAACAAGAACCCAGTAGTAAAAGGTAAGACATCCACGTTCACCTCCAACTGAATATGCCACTATCAACAATAGGTTCATCACAAAGAGACCCCAAATGGCAATGACGGATACAATGTAGTCAGCAGTCTTGTCACGCTTACTAAACAGGACGTACAACGACATTAGGAAGAGACCAACATCACCAGCTGTCTCCATggaatggtgaatggaGTTGATGAAAATGCCAATCTGTCCACTAGGAATGCCAAACCTAACCACTGCAAACCTTCCCGCCGTAATGGCAACACGTAGAGTCTGTAGAAGCGAGAATCCAGCCATGAACATGGCAAATCTTCGGATGGTAGACTTCTCCTCGGCTGCTCCACTGCCTCCTCCACTTCCAGCCGTCATTTGCCCTTCCTGAgaagtttggagaacatTCACCTGTGTCTATGTATCATCATTGAATCTTAGGACCTCCATACTGCCTTGTCTATGTGCCACCAGACAGCATATACAGAACCGGATGTGCGattaatgtacaaatctATTCACATTATAGTACAATGACTAACGATATCAAGGATATGTCAGTTACATCTCTCAAATCAAGGATGTGAGTACCAGGGAATGGATTCCATCCCCATTGTCTCATCTACTCTTCCCTGGTCACCAGACTCATCTCAAAACATGGACATTTCCCCAAGAGTTTTACCACAGAATAATTTGGGTATTGGTTGGCTGAGAACTGGATAACGTAAAGTCCAAATTGGTCCCTCTGGCTGGATGGATAGTAGTTCGCTCAAGACCAAGAGGTTGAGCATTAGCTCCACCACCGTCGGAAGGAGTAGTTTCAGGAgcagaggaagaagcaGCTTCACCATCAGGTACAGTAGGTACAGATTCTCCAGTAGTAACTTTAGCAGCTTTAGCAGCAGAGGGAGGAGCAGCTGGTTGAGAAGTAGGAATAGAAGCAGGAGATCC encodes the following:
- a CDS encoding conserved hypothetical protein (encoded by transcript BEWA_037020A), which encodes MTAGSGGGSGAAEEKSTIRRFAMFMAGFSLLQTLRVAITAGRFAVVRFGIPSGQIGIFINSIHHSMETAGDVGLFLMSLYVLFSKRDKTADYIVSVIAIWGLFVMNLLLIVAYSVGGERGCLTFYYWVLVIASLGFGLDESISITIGVADVAYFGLGMPLSGIMACLYHAVYLYFAEKFQWHDTYFWIVIGQILISALVSGIAAIVWTIAYRNFDPGGTQASGEATTSPPSGPSQGPKGGLWKRARGAISNMLMCLCGMSCIYAFYPAIAPYQFVSPEAGHLIDLALLFTSAIPSLVIAAVCSWTDKGPDRPWTKDGKGNFAWWHATWLFMIPYVTAMTLCIFAIHYPNWRSSRAIYGNIWTTGVITVTLKCCEETLKGVANSGVGMQSADNKGDGQLSALNALTAQFTMDIVAYIGGGYVKAITKYDRDNWPTKHYGFWRSLGFWVGSALSGGLKCVRESFTTDIRANLITGNEVLFIVYADE